A section of the Ignavibacteriales bacterium genome encodes:
- a CDS encoding response regulator, with protein MTDSSFFENIGKEFDIKSEEDFKDALAWLSQVPSYLKVPENVEKLISGLREHFSESQSEEQRPVYYENKEYLLKNLRRLSKEILKDSDYNKLDLDSLSTQKLTEITLNFLNERRKTPGELHVMDPRFFYLLKNLNEVVFQLDSSGKILYLNSHWTDLTGFSVEESIGKNFLNYIHEDDFSQYEEKIKSFINKGESLTVEELRWLTKKDTYIWVELSSNVNREGNEVIISGSIKDISRTRDIEKELKKIENRYDTVLNTVKDIVYQTDKEGKWTYLSNAWEKTTGFTVKESLGRITKEFIHADDRERHGEILRSMIEKNADFDHGHFRITRKDDETRLFEYSRFLIYDEDNNFIGTTGTLTDVTERKKWEEELIKAKEAAEEAAKVKSEFLAIMSHEIRTPMNGVIGMTGLLMETDLTPEQREFVETIRVSGDTLLTLINDILDFSKIESGKMELEEQPFELKECIEDAYDLLASKAVEKKLDLLHLIEKDVPPFIIGDVTRLRQILVNLVSNAVKFTNEGEVFISVRNISDNPEELLLEFSVKDTGIGIPPEKLDVIFESFSQVDSTTTRKYGGTGLGLAICSKLVNLMGGKIWVESTPGKGSIFHFTMKSKPAQLAPAKIYLKSTMSVLQDKRVLIVDDNETNRHILTLQCQMWGMIPRTASSGEDALRIIKDKAPFDLAIVDMLMPEMDGLQLGQEIRKLRTPKQLPMIMLTSVGKQEENEKQFKELFTAYLSKPVKQSYLLDVLLKVFSDEIKQKLELIESEKTKDLNERVPLRILVAEDNIINQKLVLKILQQLGYRSDVASNGTEVIESLRRQYYDIVFMDIQMPEMDGLETTKYIHNHWKKENRPVIIAMTANAMKGDRERFISEGMDDYISKPIMMEEVQNLLRKWGRTTKELQKNGKHQIKSSLMLDLNLISGLNTESNNGNDFSKVVDLYINVAPEILNELSNSYLEQDVDKFRKSANNLKRISFKVGAKRLAELCMKLEHIDSGVDFDELGKIVERMKDIYNITTNELKQIAV; from the coding sequence ATGACAGATAGTTCATTTTTCGAAAATATTGGTAAAGAATTTGATATAAAATCTGAAGAAGATTTTAAAGATGCGCTGGCGTGGTTATCACAGGTACCATCATATCTTAAGGTACCGGAAAATGTAGAGAAGCTTATATCAGGATTGAGGGAGCATTTTTCTGAGTCACAATCAGAAGAGCAGAGACCTGTATATTATGAGAATAAAGAATATCTTTTAAAGAACCTCCGCAGACTTTCTAAAGAAATATTAAAAGATTCAGATTACAATAAACTCGATCTGGACAGTCTGAGTACACAAAAGCTAACCGAGATAACTTTAAACTTTCTTAACGAACGAAGAAAAACCCCGGGTGAGTTACATGTAATGGATCCAAGATTTTTTTACCTGCTTAAAAATTTAAATGAGGTTGTCTTTCAACTTGATTCATCAGGTAAGATATTATATTTGAACTCGCACTGGACTGATCTTACAGGATTTTCTGTTGAGGAATCGATAGGCAAGAATTTCCTTAATTATATACATGAGGATGATTTTTCACAGTACGAAGAAAAGATAAAATCATTTATTAATAAGGGTGAGAGTTTGACAGTAGAAGAGCTCCGCTGGCTTACAAAAAAGGATACTTACATTTGGGTAGAGCTTTCTTCAAACGTAAATAGAGAGGGGAATGAAGTAATAATATCCGGTTCTATAAAGGATATTTCAAGAACACGCGACATAGAGAAAGAGCTTAAAAAAATAGAAAACAGATATGATACTGTTTTAAACACGGTAAAGGATATTGTATATCAGACCGACAAAGAAGGCAAATGGACCTATCTGAGTAACGCATGGGAAAAAACTACAGGTTTTACTGTTAAGGAAAGCCTGGGTAGAATAACGAAAGAATTTATTCATGCTGATGACAGGGAAAGGCATGGTGAGATCCTTAGAAGCATGATCGAAAAGAATGCGGACTTTGATCACGGTCATTTTAGAATTACAAGGAAGGATGATGAGACGAGGCTGTTTGAGTACAGTAGATTTTTAATTTATGATGAGGATAATAATTTTATTGGTACAACGGGTACACTTACGGACGTTACTGAAAGAAAGAAATGGGAAGAAGAGCTTATTAAAGCAAAAGAAGCTGCTGAGGAAGCCGCAAAAGTTAAATCCGAATTTCTTGCCATAATGAGTCATGAGATACGTACTCCGATGAATGGTGTTATTGGTATGACAGGTTTATTAATGGAAACGGATCTTACACCGGAACAGAGGGAATTTGTTGAGACAATTCGGGTAAGTGGTGATACACTGCTGACTTTAATAAACGACATTCTTGACTTCTCAAAGATCGAATCCGGTAAAATGGAGCTGGAAGAACAGCCTTTCGAGCTTAAGGAGTGCATCGAAGACGCTTATGACCTACTCGCTTCAAAAGCGGTGGAGAAGAAGCTCGACCTTTTACATCTTATAGAAAAAGATGTTCCACCATTTATCATAGGGGATGTAACAAGGTTAAGACAGATACTGGTAAACCTTGTCAGCAATGCTGTAAAATTTACTAATGAGGGTGAAGTTTTTATTTCCGTCAGGAATATATCGGATAATCCGGAAGAGTTGTTGTTAGAATTTTCCGTTAAGGACACCGGTATCGGTATACCTCCTGAAAAGTTAGATGTTATATTTGAATCGTTTTCACAGGTAGATTCTACAACCACACGGAAATACGGCGGTACTGGACTTGGCCTGGCTATTTGCTCAAAACTCGTAAACCTAATGGGTGGCAAAATATGGGTGGAGAGTACGCCTGGGAAGGGCTCTATATTCCACTTCACAATGAAGTCGAAACCTGCACAACTCGCACCTGCTAAAATATATCTTAAGTCAACCATGTCGGTCTTACAGGATAAGAGAGTTCTTATTGTTGATGACAACGAAACAAACAGACATATACTGACACTCCAATGTCAAATGTGGGGAATGATACCGCGAACAGCTTCAAGCGGGGAGGATGCATTAAGAATTATTAAAGACAAGGCACCGTTCGACCTCGCTATCGTAGATATGCTCATGCCGGAAATGGATGGTTTACAGCTTGGACAAGAAATAAGAAAGCTTAGAACTCCTAAACAACTTCCAATGATCATGCTGACGTCTGTTGGCAAACAGGAGGAGAATGAAAAACAGTTCAAGGAACTTTTTACCGCATATTTATCTAAACCCGTTAAACAGTCATACTTGCTTGACGTTCTTCTAAAAGTATTTTCAGATGAGATTAAACAAAAGCTGGAACTGATTGAATCGGAAAAGACAAAAGATCTGAATGAAAGAGTACCGTTGAGGATACTTGTTGCTGAAGATAATATTATAAATCAAAAACTGGTACTTAAGATACTTCAACAATTAGGTTACAGATCAGATGTGGCAAGTAATGGTACGGAAGTCATTGAATCATTAAGAAGACAGTATTATGATATAGTGTTTATGGATATACAAATGCCCGAAATGGACGGTCTAGAAACAACTAAGTATATTCATAACCATTGGAAAAAAGAAAATCGCCCGGTTATTATTGCTATGACTGCTAATGCAATGAAAGGTGACAGGGAACGATTTATATCGGAAGGAATGGATGATTACATTAGTAAACCGATCATGATGGAAGAAGTTCAGAACCTTCTTAGGAAGTGGGGAAGAACTACGAAAGAACTTCAGAAGAATGGTAAGCACCAGATCAAATCCAGCCTCATGCTTGACCTTAATTTGATCTCCGGCTTAAACACCGAGTCGAATAATGGCAATGATTTCTCTAAGGTAGTGGACCTTTACATCAATGTTGCTCCCGAGATATTGAATGAACTAAGTAACTCTTACCTTGAGCAGGATGTCGATAAATTCAGGAAATCAGCAAATAACCTCAAAAGAATTAGCTTCAAAGTAGGTGCAAAGAGGCTTGCAGAGCTGTGTATGAAGCTCGAGCATATCGATTCAGGAGTTGATTTCGATGAGCTTGGTAAGATAGTCGAAAGAATGAAGGATATTTACAATATTACTACCAACGAGCTAAAGCAAATAGCCGTATAA
- the aspS gene encoding aspartate--tRNA ligase — translation MNFNQRTHTCGELRLSNKGEKVTLNGWIYVKRDLGGLFFVDLRDRYGITQIKISPDKKDIYDKISKLNLESVISTSGTVVERENKNKNIPTGDIEIDVDNVEILNESDITPFVIEENVKASEDLRLKYRYLDMRREGLAKNIVIRSKVYQATRKYFEKLGFIEIETPILMKSTPEGARDYLVPSRVHKGNFYALPQSPQIYKQILMVAGFDKYVQICKCFRDEDLRADRQPEFSQIDFEMSFVRQEDVFEVLEGLYQTIWKEVLNIDLQTPFIQMTYNDVIEKYGSDKPDLRIPGMEIGNLNDIFSGSEFKVFQDVINDGGVVSGFKLEGQETSRKLFDELTEYAKKDLGFGGLVYIKFNPDGEITSSIKKFLSEAEINKLKEQFNAVDGDVIFILSGKKKKVLEGLGKLRVKLAHDYNLIDKSQFKFLIVKDFPLFAYDEETGGFVAEHHMFTMPFDEHLKYLDSKDRTEIESIRAYCYDVVLNGSEITSGSIRVHRPDIQKKIFDIVGFPEEEAQKRFGFMLEAFKYGAPPHGGAAVGLDRVVAIICGLDSIRDVIAFPKTIHAASPMDDSPSTVSEQQLKELGIELSKK, via the coding sequence ATGAATTTTAATCAAAGAACCCATACTTGTGGGGAATTAAGGCTTTCCAATAAAGGTGAAAAAGTAACTCTGAACGGGTGGATATACGTAAAAAGAGACCTGGGTGGATTATTTTTTGTAGACCTTCGTGATAGGTATGGTATTACACAAATTAAGATATCGCCTGATAAAAAAGACATTTATGATAAAATAAGTAAACTAAATCTTGAAAGTGTAATTTCAACATCTGGTACTGTAGTAGAGCGTGAGAATAAGAATAAAAACATACCGACAGGTGACATTGAGATAGATGTGGATAACGTTGAGATTTTAAATGAATCCGATATAACTCCATTTGTTATTGAGGAGAATGTTAAAGCCTCAGAAGACCTCAGATTAAAATATAGGTACCTGGATATGAGAAGAGAAGGGCTTGCAAAGAATATTGTTATTCGTAGTAAGGTATATCAGGCAACGCGGAAGTATTTTGAAAAGCTTGGCTTTATCGAGATAGAAACACCTATTTTAATGAAATCAACTCCCGAGGGCGCCAGGGATTATCTTGTGCCATCGCGGGTACATAAAGGTAATTTTTACGCTCTTCCTCAGTCTCCACAGATATATAAACAGATACTCATGGTAGCAGGATTTGATAAGTATGTTCAAATATGCAAATGCTTCCGTGATGAAGATCTAAGGGCAGATAGACAGCCGGAATTTTCGCAGATAGACTTTGAGATGAGCTTTGTAAGACAGGAAGATGTTTTTGAGGTGCTGGAAGGACTATATCAGACTATATGGAAAGAGGTTCTAAATATTGATCTACAAACTCCTTTTATTCAGATGACTTACAATGACGTAATTGAAAAATACGGTTCCGATAAACCCGATTTGCGAATTCCCGGAATGGAAATCGGTAACCTTAATGACATTTTTTCCGGATCGGAGTTTAAGGTATTTCAGGATGTGATAAATGACGGGGGAGTCGTGTCAGGTTTTAAATTGGAAGGACAGGAGACATCGCGTAAACTGTTCGACGAATTAACGGAATACGCTAAGAAAGACCTTGGATTTGGAGGCTTAGTGTACATTAAGTTCAATCCTGACGGCGAGATTACTTCCTCGATAAAAAAGTTTCTATCTGAGGCTGAAATAAATAAACTTAAAGAACAGTTTAATGCTGTTGATGGTGACGTTATATTCATCTTGAGCGGTAAGAAAAAGAAGGTATTGGAAGGATTGGGCAAGTTAAGAGTTAAACTGGCTCATGATTATAATTTGATCGACAAATCACAGTTTAAATTCCTTATTGTAAAAGATTTTCCATTATTTGCCTATGATGAAGAAACGGGAGGTTTTGTTGCGGAACACCATATGTTTACAATGCCATTCGATGAGCATTTAAAATATCTAGATAGCAAAGATCGAACAGAGATTGAGAGCATTCGCGCGTATTGTTATGATGTTGTATTGAACGGAAGTGAGATTACCAGCGGGAGCATCAGGGTTCACCGGCCCGACATACAAAAGAAGATCTTTGATATTGTTGGATTTCCTGAGGAGGAAGCACAGAAAAGGTTTGGCTTTATGCTCGAAGCATTCAAATATGGAGCGCCGCCTCACGGGGGTGCAGCCGTCGGATTGGATAGGGTAGTCGCAATAATATGCGGGCTTGACAGCATACGAGACGTCATAGCCTTTCCTAAGACCATACATGCAGCATCGCCCATGGATGATAGCCCAAGTACTGTTTCCGAGCAACAATTAAAAGAATTAGGGATAGAATTAAGCAAAAAATGA
- a CDS encoding adenosylhomocysteinase yields the protein MTQDYKVKDISLAEWGRKEIELAEAEMPGLMAIRREYSESKPLKGTRIAGCLHMTIQTAVLIETLKELGAEVRWSSCNIFSTQDHAAAAIAKAGIPVFAWKGETLEEYDWCIEQTLFFGEDKQPLNMILDDGGDLTNVVLDNYPELAQNVRGITEETTTGVHRLYERMKKGTLPVPCINVNDSVTKSKFDNKYGCRESLVDAIRRGTDVMMAGKVAVVCGYGDVGKGSAESLRGAGARVMVTEIDPICALQAAMEGYEVVLLEEVAGKADIFVTATGNKDIITGEIFKKMKDKAIVCNIGHFDNEIDMAWLNENYGNTKTNIKPQVDMYKIDGKDIIVLAEGRLVNLGVAMGHPSFVMSNSFANQVLAQIELWNHPEKYENKVYVLPKHLDEKVAKLHLDKVGAKLTKLSPDQAEYIGVEVEGPFKTDWYRY from the coding sequence ATGACACAAGATTATAAAGTTAAAGATATTTCCCTCGCCGAATGGGGGAGAAAAGAGATCGAACTTGCAGAGGCAGAGATGCCGGGTTTAATGGCAATTAGGAGAGAATATTCCGAATCAAAGCCATTAAAAGGAACAAGGATCGCCGGCTGTCTTCATATGACTATTCAGACAGCGGTTCTCATCGAAACTCTAAAGGAATTGGGTGCCGAAGTAAGATGGTCCTCATGCAACATATTTTCAACTCAGGATCACGCGGCGGCAGCAATTGCAAAAGCCGGAATACCGGTCTTTGCATGGAAGGGTGAAACACTAGAGGAATACGATTGGTGTATCGAACAGACTTTATTCTTTGGTGAAGATAAACAGCCTTTGAATATGATCCTCGATGATGGGGGAGATCTTACGAATGTTGTTCTGGATAATTATCCTGAACTTGCACAAAACGTAAGAGGAATTACCGAAGAGACCACTACTGGCGTTCACAGACTTTATGAAAGAATGAAAAAAGGCACACTGCCTGTTCCATGTATCAATGTAAATGACTCCGTAACAAAGTCGAAATTCGACAACAAATACGGATGCCGTGAATCACTTGTTGACGCAATAAGACGTGGTACTGATGTTATGATGGCAGGTAAGGTTGCTGTTGTTTGTGGATACGGAGATGTAGGTAAAGGTTCAGCAGAGTCATTGAGAGGCGCCGGTGCCAGGGTCATGGTTACAGAAATAGATCCTATCTGTGCGCTCCAGGCGGCTATGGAAGGATATGAAGTTGTACTCCTTGAAGAAGTTGCCGGGAAAGCAGACATCTTTGTTACCGCAACAGGAAATAAAGACATTATTACCGGAGAGATATTTAAGAAGATGAAAGACAAAGCTATTGTTTGTAATATCGGTCACTTCGACAATGAAATAGATATGGCGTGGCTGAATGAGAACTATGGAAATACAAAGACAAATATAAAGCCTCAGGTCGATATGTATAAGATTGATGGCAAAGATATTATTGTCCTTGCTGAAGGAAGACTTGTTAATCTGGGCGTTGCAATGGGTCATCCCTCATTTGTAATGTCAAACTCATTTGCAAACCAGGTGCTTGCACAGATCGAGCTTTGGAATCATCCTGAAAAGTATGAAAATAAAGTTTATGTTCTTCCGAAACATCTTGATGAGAAAGTAGCAAAACTTCACCTTGATAAAGTTGGGGCAAAATTAACTAAACTTTCTCCTGATCAAGCTGAATATATTGGTGTTGAAGTTGAAGGACCATTTAAAACTGATTGGTATAGGTATTAA